From Sphingopyxis sp. USTB-05, the proteins below share one genomic window:
- a CDS encoding DUF3419 family protein: MASRPNRKIAAAVVREDGEQKQRLLDRAFALAFKGLVYAQIWEDPVVDMEALAIEPGNRIATIASGGCNVFSYLTADPAEIVAVDLNTAHVALNNLKRVAIQRLSDHASLRRFFADADNSSNIADYRAFVRPHLDEVTRRYWEGRDLVGRRRINGFAHGLYKRGLLGNFIGVAHLVARMHRVDPRQFLEAKTIEEQRTIFETKFAPFFDRKFIRWVTDQRSSLFGLGIPPAQYDALADGRPMADVLRARLEKLTCDFALEDNYFAWQAFGRGYGKHAAASLPPYLHADHYAAVRARAGRVTVLHANMTDMLAAADANSFDRYIFLDAQDWMSDAQLTALWSEVTRTARPGARVLFRTAAEPSLLPGRLPDDLLRRWDYRAAESLDYTRRDRSAIYGGVHLYILKG; this comes from the coding sequence ATGGCCAGCCGACCCAATCGCAAGATCGCCGCCGCCGTCGTTCGCGAGGATGGCGAGCAGAAACAACGCCTGCTCGACCGCGCTTTCGCGCTAGCGTTCAAAGGCCTCGTCTATGCCCAGATATGGGAAGACCCGGTCGTCGATATGGAGGCGCTGGCGATCGAACCGGGCAACCGGATCGCCACGATCGCCAGCGGCGGCTGCAATGTCTTTTCCTATCTGACCGCCGACCCGGCGGAGATTGTCGCGGTCGACCTCAACACCGCGCATGTCGCACTTAACAATCTTAAACGCGTGGCGATCCAGCGGTTGTCCGATCATGCGAGCCTTCGCCGCTTTTTCGCCGACGCCGACAACAGCAGCAACATCGCAGACTATCGTGCCTTCGTCCGACCCCACCTGGACGAGGTAACCCGCCGCTATTGGGAAGGCCGCGACCTGGTCGGGCGCCGCCGGATCAACGGCTTCGCGCACGGGCTCTACAAGCGCGGACTGCTCGGTAATTTTATCGGGGTCGCGCACCTCGTCGCTCGCATGCACCGCGTCGATCCGCGCCAGTTCCTCGAAGCGAAGACGATCGAAGAACAGCGCACGATTTTCGAGACGAAGTTCGCGCCCTTCTTCGATCGCAAGTTCATCCGTTGGGTCACGGACCAGCGATCGTCGCTGTTCGGTTTGGGCATTCCGCCGGCGCAATATGACGCGCTCGCGGACGGAAGGCCGATGGCCGATGTGTTGCGCGCGCGCCTTGAAAAATTGACCTGCGATTTTGCGCTCGAGGATAATTATTTCGCCTGGCAAGCCTTTGGTCGCGGCTATGGAAAGCACGCCGCTGCGTCGTTGCCGCCCTATCTGCACGCGGATCATTATGCCGCCGTCCGCGCCCGCGCGGGGCGGGTTACGGTGCTTCACGCGAACATGACCGACATGCTCGCGGCGGCCGATGCGAACAGCTTTGACCGTTACATATTCCTCGATGCGCAGGACTGGATGAGCGACGCGCAATTGACCGCCCTGTGGAGCGAAGTCACGCGGACCGCCCGCCCCGGTGCCCGCGTCCTTTTTCGCACCGCCGCCGAACCAAGCTTGCTGCCGGGTCGGCTTCCCGACGACCTGCTGCGGCGATGGGATTATCGCGC
- a CDS encoding saccharopine dehydrogenase family protein, whose product MSKVLVIGAGGVGSVAVHKMAMNPDIFPDITLASRRKFKCDAIAESVKERTGVTIKTAEVDADHIDATAALIRSIGATHVVNLALPYQDLTIMEACLSTGAHYLDTANYEPRDEAKFEYHWQWAYQDRFKEAGLMALLGSGFDPGVTSVFTTWLKKHHFDRIDTLDILDCNGGDHGQHFATNFNPEINIREVTAVARHWENGDWVETPPMSVKQQFDFEAVGPKTMYLMYHEEIESLKTHLPEIKRIRFWMTFGEAYITHLTVLQNVGMTRIDPVIYEGREIVPLQFLKAVLPEPSSLGETTKGKTNIGVIATGLGKDGKEKTLYLYNICDHEDAYAETGNQAVSYTTGVPAMIGAAMMVTGTWNGDGVFNMEQMDPDPFMDMLNKHGLPWQVKELDGPLDF is encoded by the coding sequence ATGAGCAAGGTTCTGGTGATCGGCGCAGGCGGCGTCGGTTCGGTCGCGGTGCACAAGATGGCGATGAACCCCGACATTTTTCCCGACATCACGCTGGCGAGCCGCCGCAAGTTCAAATGCGACGCGATTGCCGAATCGGTGAAGGAACGCACCGGCGTCACGATCAAGACCGCCGAAGTTGACGCCGACCATATCGACGCGACCGCAGCGCTGATCCGCTCGATCGGCGCGACACATGTCGTCAATCTCGCACTTCCCTATCAGGACCTCACGATTATGGAGGCCTGTCTGTCGACCGGCGCGCATTATCTTGATACCGCCAACTACGAACCCCGCGACGAGGCGAAGTTCGAATATCATTGGCAGTGGGCCTATCAGGACCGCTTCAAGGAGGCTGGTCTGATGGCGCTGCTCGGTTCGGGTTTCGATCCGGGCGTGACGAGCGTGTTCACGACCTGGCTCAAGAAGCATCATTTCGACCGCATCGACACGCTCGATATTCTCGATTGCAACGGCGGCGATCATGGCCAGCATTTCGCGACCAACTTCAACCCTGAGATCAACATTCGCGAAGTGACCGCTGTCGCTCGTCACTGGGAAAATGGCGACTGGGTCGAAACCCCGCCGATGTCGGTGAAGCAGCAGTTCGATTTCGAGGCTGTCGGCCCGAAGACGATGTACCTCATGTATCATGAGGAGATCGAAAGCCTCAAAACCCACTTGCCCGAAATCAAACGCATCCGTTTCTGGATGACATTCGGCGAGGCCTATATCACGCACCTTACCGTCCTCCAGAATGTCGGCATGACGCGCATCGATCCGGTGATCTACGAAGGCCGCGAGATCGTACCGCTGCAGTTCCTGAAGGCCGTCCTTCCCGAACCGTCGAGCCTCGGCGAGACCACCAAGGGCAAGACGAACATCGGCGTCATTGCGACCGGTCTGGGCAAGGATGGCAAGGAAAAGACGCTCTATCTCTATAATATCTGCGACCATGAGGATGCCTATGCCGAAACGGGCAATCAGGCGGTGAGCTACACCACCGGCGTACCGGCGATGATCGGCGCCGCCATGATGGTCACCGGCACGTGGAACGGCGACGGCGTGTTCAACATGGAACAGATGGA
- a CDS encoding threonine/serine dehydratase — MTQQSPDPLLDPNRAPTLAGVERAAAKVAALLPQTPLLPLEVDGKTIWCKAECLQPVGAFKIRGAWHRLTDLTPEQAAAGVVGVSSGNHAQGVAWAAKQLGIKATIVMPSNAPAMKLAATRQLGAEVVLYDRVTESRDAVAAKLLAERGGTLVHAYGDPWVIEGQGSAGTEAKAQMVTRGIGSPDKVVACCGGGGLSAGLALALAEAEIVAVEPEGWDDVTRSLAAGEILSVEDMTYPTECDALQTPQTWPINFAVLQARGVKGVAVTRSEVRDAMRLAFEKLHLVVEPGGAAALAAVLAGKVSVTDATLVTLSGGNVDPLKFAEIITE; from the coding sequence ATGACACAGCAAAGCCCCGATCCCTTGCTCGATCCGAACCGCGCACCCACGCTTGCGGGTGTCGAACGCGCCGCGGCGAAAGTCGCTGCATTGCTCCCGCAAACCCCGCTGTTGCCGCTCGAAGTCGATGGCAAGACGATCTGGTGCAAGGCGGAATGCCTGCAACCCGTCGGAGCGTTCAAGATCCGCGGCGCCTGGCACCGGTTGACCGATCTGACGCCCGAACAGGCGGCGGCGGGCGTCGTCGGTGTATCGAGCGGCAATCATGCGCAAGGCGTCGCATGGGCGGCAAAGCAGCTGGGGATCAAAGCGACGATCGTGATGCCGAGCAATGCGCCGGCGATGAAGCTTGCCGCAACGCGCCAACTGGGCGCCGAGGTCGTGCTCTATGATCGCGTGACCGAATCGCGCGACGCGGTCGCGGCAAAGCTGCTCGCCGAACGCGGCGGGACGCTCGTCCATGCCTATGGTGATCCGTGGGTCATAGAGGGACAGGGCAGCGCCGGAACCGAAGCGAAAGCGCAGATGGTTACGCGCGGGATCGGCAGCCCCGACAAGGTTGTCGCCTGCTGTGGCGGGGGCGGTCTGTCGGCAGGACTCGCTCTTGCGCTGGCCGAGGCCGAAATTGTTGCCGTGGAGCCCGAAGGCTGGGACGATGTAACGCGCAGCCTTGCTGCCGGCGAAATCCTTTCGGTCGAGGATATGACCTATCCGACCGAATGCGACGCCTTGCAGACGCCACAAACCTGGCCGATCAACTTCGCGGTGCTGCAGGCGCGCGGCGTAAAGGGCGTTGCCGTGACGCGCAGCGAAGTGCGCGATGCAATGCGGCTGGCGTTCGAGAAGCTGCACCTTGTCGTCGAGCCCGGCGGAGCGGCCGCGTTGGCGGCGGTGCTCGCGGGCAAAGTGTCGGTAACGGACGCGACTCTCGTCACGCTGTCGGGCGGCAATGTCGATCCGCTGAAATTCGCGGAGATCATCACCGAATAG